DNA sequence from the Falco biarmicus isolate bFalBia1 chromosome 5, bFalBia1.pri, whole genome shotgun sequence genome:
GGTCCTTCGTAGGCAGACACCCAAATTGTCCCATTTACCTGCAGCAGCACTCACACTGAAAACTTGctgaaagaaatggagaatGTTTTATGCATTTACAGGGATAATCTGTCATTTCTTAATGCTTTAGTTCAGTGGTATGAAAGTCAGTAAGCATTCGTTATAACTTTTCTACAGAATTACTGTACAAGTAAATAGCCAGCAGAATACAGAGTCCGAGTACATTACACGTTTATgtgtataatttaaaatatactcGCAGAAGTGTAGACAGCTCTAAGGATCTTGGATGGCCTTCTAGTAAGGTGTGTAAGTGGCACTGGCAGCTAATGCCTATGCATATTAAGTAGGCAGTATGTAGTCACAACAGGGAATTAGACCAGATAAATTGATTTTTATGCTTGTGTATGTGTATAGTAACAACTTCAATATTATGGTCTGTAGGACCTTGGCAATTTTGAGATGAATGACTGGATTTTGGCATTAATTACTGTGACATCactttttatattatatatttgattatttttttgctaaGGTGACGTGTTATTAACTGCATCAAGACAGCCATATCACTTAAGTGCtgtgtaaattaatttttacaaaatgcCAGTACTGTAACAATCCAGTTATGTTTGAAGAATGTATTAAGCCAAGCAGTGGTAATCTGTCTATTTTGTGCTTGTATTGGTGCTATTGTAGACACACAGAATAAATGCTACAAAACTAGAATAATAAATGAATGCACCTACAAGTCTCAATTTTTCATCAGTAGATACAGATAGTGGTGAAAAAATTAACTGTACATAGTAATAACAAGCtagaggaaaagcaggaaatggGGCTAAAATTACCCGAGGAAATGAGGCTTCGGCGGGACTTCTTGTCCCTGCCTAATGTCCTTTTGTCACTTTTGGccttgagtctttttttttttttttttttttagtaagaatGAGCAGAATGGTGCCTGGTAAGACTTGTGAAGGCTGGtggcagaggagggggaaagaTGTACAGGACTTGGTCGGTGTGTCTGTTCAGTGCATTGGTGGGATGATGGATGGTCAGAACATGGGCAGCTCTTAGCTATGGTCACAGCATGGTACCTGAAGTAGGATCGGTGCTGTAGGCAGAAGAATTGAGCAACGAAGAATACAAATACCTGTAGGAAACCAGGCTTCTCTAATTTTGCTGCTTACAGAACAACTTGCCTGTCTCCTGCTGTTTTTTAGGGTAAACTTGAAACGTGGCTATTTGTAGGCTGGAAATGCCCACACCAGAGGTTATATGTAGGCTGAAAGTGCTCACACCAAAGctatttatacatacatatgtgtaaatatataaaacatcCTTAAAAACACTTTTAGTGTTGCAGCATAGTACTTTAAAATCTCTGAAGTTGGATCTGATTCCAGTACAAATGTTCATCTTAATAAACTGGTTCACTCTTGTTAAAGTAAACCTTGAACGCTTTCTGTGAGTGATTAACCCTTTTGGCTTTTCACTTAGGGGATTCTCTATTTAAGGTAGCATGGGAAATGCTTTTGGTATTTTCATTGTGGTATTCTTTAAATTGCTCTTAagtatattgaaaaaaataacagcttgGTAGTAGTTTAATCAAAAGTTAAGAGATTTGAGAACAATTTAATTGTTATCTATTATCTTGTGCTATAGAAGCACACTATTACAGCAGTTGAGAGATCTGAAAGATGTGTACCAGTTTACCACATCCTCATCTCCTTTCTGTTGATGTTCTTTAACATGTTTGTCTAACACTGTTTCTGTGGATGTAGGCAAATAGCTCAtaatgttgtttttaaaatagtttgtataggttgtgtttattttgaatGGGTTGTGTTTGTTAACATTGCTGCCTCTTCTTCTTCTAGGAAACCCAGCGCTTGCTGGCAGAGCCAGTCCCTGGGATAAAAGCGGAGCCAGATGAAAGCAACGCACGTTATTTTCACGTAGTCATTGCAGGTCCACAGGATTCCCCCTTTGAGGGTGGGACATTTAAACTTGAACTATTCCTTCCAGAAGAATATCCAATGGCAGCTCCTAAAGTACGTTTCATGACCAAAATTTATCATCCTAATGTAGACAAGCTGGGAAGAATATGTTTAGATATTTTGAAAGGTAAGTActatcttgttttctttctttagattTTACTAAGTACAGAAATGTATAAAATGACCTGAAAAATAggtttaatttgtttaaaaaataccgTGTGTATTCTTTAATCTAGGTGATGAAAACTTGCTGTATCTATAGATTATGGTGAATACGGTGTTTCATACAGTTATAAATGTCTCTTCAGATAAATGGTCCCCAGCTTTGCAGATTCGTACAGTTCTGCTATCAATCCAG
Encoded proteins:
- the UBE2N gene encoding ubiquitin-conjugating enzyme E2 N, with product MAGLPRRIIKETQRLLAEPVPGIKAEPDESNARYFHVVIAGPQDSPFEGGTFKLELFLPEEYPMAAPKVRFMTKIYHPNVDKLGRICLDILKDKWSPALQIRTVLLSIQALLSAPNPDDPLANDVAEQWKTNEAQAIETARAWTRLYAMNNI